In one Limosilactobacillus oris genomic region, the following are encoded:
- a CDS encoding DegV family protein yields MKIAVVTDSTANITPEEAAKNNIHVVPIPFSIDGQNFREGVDISTDDFYQMLKSSSSFPSTSQPSIGEMMELYQQLAADGYDAAISIFLTGSISGFLNNVAQIAEEMADTIKVIPFDCHITSEPMHYIVLEAAKLVKEYDNPDEITSRLRALSDTVGDLFVVDDLQNLVRGGRLSNASAFVGSILKIKPLLSFDNPNHSIEAFEKVRSMKKAKLRCEEIFNDKIADVDYPVRGMVIHANAEEAGQKWLDKLQADHPEIDFSLGYFGPVIGTHLGQGALALAWLQDTSKKPL; encoded by the coding sequence ATGAAAATTGCTGTTGTGACTGACAGCACCGCCAACATCACTCCTGAAGAGGCGGCGAAGAATAATATTCACGTAGTGCCCATTCCATTCTCAATCGATGGGCAAAATTTCCGTGAAGGGGTCGACATTTCAACCGATGACTTCTACCAAATGCTGAAATCATCTAGTTCATTCCCCAGCACGTCCCAACCATCAATTGGTGAAATGATGGAATTGTACCAGCAACTAGCCGCAGACGGCTACGATGCCGCCATCAGCATTTTTTTGACAGGCTCGATTTCTGGTTTCTTGAACAACGTTGCTCAGATTGCGGAAGAAATGGCCGATACGATTAAGGTAATCCCATTTGACTGTCATATCACCTCGGAGCCAATGCACTACATCGTCTTAGAGGCGGCAAAGCTGGTTAAAGAATACGATAATCCTGACGAAATTACCAGCCGGCTCCGAGCGTTGAGTGATACGGTTGGTGACCTCTTCGTGGTTGATGACTTGCAAAACCTGGTGCGCGGTGGTCGGTTATCGAATGCTTCGGCCTTTGTTGGCTCGATTCTAAAAATTAAGCCGCTCCTGTCATTCGACAACCCTAACCACTCAATCGAAGCCTTTGAAAAGGTGCGGTCGATGAAGAAGGCTAAGCTCCGTTGTGAGGAAATTTTTAATGACAAGATTGCTGACGTCGACTACCCGGTTCGTGGAATGGTTATCCATGCCAACGCGGAAGAGGCGGGGCAAAAGTGGCTGGATAAGCTCCAGGCGGACCACCCTGAAATTGACTTTAGCCTAGGCTACTTTGGTCCGGTGATCGGGACCCACCTGGGACAAGGGGCTTTGGCGTTAGCATGGCTGCAAGACACGTCAAAGAAGCCGCTCTAA
- a CDS encoding NFACT family protein — protein sequence MSFDGFFTHAIVHELNSTLKTGRVARISQPYPAELIITIRAQRHNYALLLSANPTYPRVQITEVPFTNPAVPTNFTMTMRKYLDGAILEEIDQVGNDRIIRLTFNTRDELGDSQRLVLVSEIMARHSNISLVNEKTGKIIDTIKHVGSDQNRVRLLLPGATFVMPPKQDKANPYLPNQLYSDLVRQYPDPQELAKQLQARYEGLGRDTARDLADRLIASDHLPTTYQQFIHLFDQPEPVIIDGRKKDFMAFPPLNAAADGLQYFATLSALLDNYYQQKAQQDRSKELAGQVIKVIKNELKKDRRKVKKLNKELDDANKADQYRTRGEILTTYLGKLKPGMDSITLPNFYDDNKPLKISLSPELSPSRNAQKYFTKYDKLKASVAHVNEQLKLANAEIDYFENIQNQIELASPADIQEIRLELQEEGYIKRKHKGKKQRKVRASKPEQFHTSDGTTVLVGKNNLQNDRLSFKTANKNEIWLHVKDIPGSHVVIRDTNPSDETILEAAQLAAYFSKGRDSDNVPVDYLPVKRLRKPNGAKPGFVTFTGQKTLRVTPKKLNN from the coding sequence ATGTCCTTTGACGGCTTTTTCACTCATGCCATCGTGCATGAATTAAATTCTACCTTGAAGACGGGCCGCGTCGCCCGGATCAGTCAACCCTACCCAGCCGAACTGATCATCACAATTCGCGCCCAGCGTCATAACTACGCCCTTTTGCTTTCGGCCAACCCAACCTATCCCCGGGTCCAGATTACCGAAGTGCCCTTCACCAATCCCGCTGTCCCAACCAACTTTACCATGACCATGCGGAAGTACCTTGACGGGGCAATCCTAGAAGAAATTGACCAGGTGGGCAACGACCGAATCATCCGGTTGACTTTTAACACCCGGGATGAACTCGGCGACAGCCAGCGCCTGGTTCTGGTTAGTGAAATTATGGCCCGTCACAGTAACATCTCACTGGTTAATGAAAAAACGGGCAAAATTATTGACACCATTAAACACGTCGGGTCTGATCAAAATCGGGTCCGCCTGCTCCTCCCAGGAGCGACCTTTGTGATGCCGCCGAAGCAGGACAAGGCGAACCCCTACCTGCCCAACCAGCTTTATAGCGACCTTGTTCGCCAATATCCGGATCCTCAAGAACTAGCCAAACAACTGCAAGCCCGCTACGAGGGGCTAGGCCGCGATACTGCTCGTGACCTTGCAGACCGACTGATTGCCAGTGACCACCTGCCGACAACCTACCAGCAGTTCATCCACCTCTTTGACCAGCCCGAACCCGTGATTATTGACGGCCGGAAGAAGGATTTTATGGCTTTCCCACCGTTAAACGCGGCGGCAGATGGGCTCCAATATTTTGCTACCCTCTCTGCCCTGCTTGATAATTATTACCAGCAAAAGGCCCAGCAGGACCGTTCTAAGGAACTTGCTGGACAAGTCATCAAGGTGATTAAAAACGAGTTGAAAAAGGACCGGCGGAAGGTCAAGAAGTTAAATAAAGAACTTGACGATGCTAACAAGGCCGATCAGTACCGGACTAGGGGCGAAATTCTGACCACCTACCTAGGCAAACTAAAGCCGGGGATGGATTCAATTACCCTGCCTAACTTCTACGATGACAACAAGCCGCTAAAAATTAGTCTGTCACCAGAGCTGTCCCCCTCACGAAATGCCCAAAAATACTTTACCAAGTATGACAAACTCAAGGCATCCGTCGCCCACGTTAATGAACAGCTCAAACTGGCTAATGCTGAAATCGACTACTTTGAAAATATTCAAAACCAGATTGAACTCGCCTCCCCGGCAGATATTCAGGAAATCCGCCTGGAATTGCAAGAAGAGGGTTACATTAAGCGAAAGCACAAGGGTAAAAAGCAACGCAAGGTTCGTGCTAGCAAGCCGGAGCAGTTCCATACCAGTGATGGGACGACTGTGCTGGTCGGCAAAAACAACCTGCAAAACGACCGCTTGAGTTTTAAGACTGCCAACAAGAACGAAATCTGGCTCCACGTCAAGGATATTCCGGGTTCCCACGTGGTCATTCGGGATACTAACCCGAGTGACGAGACGATTTTAGAAGCGGCCCAGCTCGCCGCCTACTTCTCTAAGGGACGGGACTCGGATAACGTCCCAGTCGACTACCTTCCCGTCAAGCGACTACGGAAACCCAATGGCGCTAAGCCCGGTTTCGTTACTTTCACGGGCCAGAAGACATTGCGGGTCACACCGAAGAAACTGAATAATTAA
- a CDS encoding GNAT family N-acetyltransferase produces the protein MKLKKATMEDYDQIMTILRDGSNQLAEQGIDQWQGDYPNPDVVKNDIKNGWAYLAESADGMTVGTIAIVDGPDHSYDTMKGNWLIDTDKYVVLHRVAIHSSHAGHGYASKLFVAVLDYIKEHRTDIETIRIDTHIDNKIMQHLITKHDFKKVGEVYGYYRPDEVLYVYAQLTHSEEDK, from the coding sequence ATGAAACTTAAAAAGGCCACGATGGAAGATTACGACCAAATTATGACGATCCTACGTGATGGCAGCAACCAACTGGCAGAACAAGGGATTGACCAATGGCAGGGTGATTACCCTAATCCAGATGTTGTTAAAAATGACATTAAGAATGGTTGGGCGTATCTCGCTGAATCCGCGGATGGCATGACTGTTGGTACTATCGCAATCGTTGATGGTCCAGATCATTCATACGATACCATGAAGGGAAACTGGCTGATCGATACCGATAAGTACGTTGTTCTTCACCGGGTCGCTATTCACTCCAGCCACGCCGGCCACGGATACGCATCAAAGCTGTTCGTTGCGGTCCTTGATTATATTAAGGAACACCGGACGGACATCGAGACGATTCGGATTGATACTCATATCGACAACAAAATTATGCAGCACCTGATTACCAAGCACGACTTTAAGAAGGTCGGCGAGGTGTACGGCTACTACCGGCCAGATGAAGTGTTGTACGTTTACGCACAGCTGACCCATTCAGAAGAAGATAAGTAA
- a CDS encoding endonuclease III domain-containing protein yields MELTLEQLYQKMRQEMGPSGWWPADSKAEIIIGAIMIQNTNWQNAARAVANFRQASEFLPARIQQLPLEQIQDLTRPAGFYRNKSRAVQAVFAWLSQYGFDYQRVVAENGDQLRDQLLALHGIGEETADVLLTFVFGIPTFVSDKYARTLFTHLGITGLTDYHSLAKRCRLSAYFDLARAQDFHGLIDEFGKQYLRSPGRFQDSFLAGDRLVLE; encoded by the coding sequence ATGGAACTGACTTTAGAACAACTCTACCAAAAAATGCGGCAGGAAATGGGACCGTCAGGCTGGTGGCCCGCTGACTCTAAAGCCGAAATAATTATTGGCGCCATCATGATTCAAAATACCAACTGGCAAAATGCTGCCCGGGCCGTCGCAAATTTTCGCCAGGCGAGTGAATTTCTCCCGGCAAGAATCCAGCAACTGCCGCTTGAGCAAATTCAGGACTTAACGCGCCCTGCCGGTTTTTACCGCAATAAGTCCCGGGCAGTGCAAGCGGTCTTTGCTTGGCTCAGCCAGTACGGTTTCGATTACCAGCGGGTCGTGGCCGAGAACGGTGACCAGCTGCGTGATCAGCTCTTGGCATTGCATGGAATCGGTGAGGAAACTGCCGACGTCCTGCTGACCTTTGTCTTTGGTATCCCGACCTTTGTCAGCGATAAGTACGCACGAACCCTTTTTACCCACCTGGGAATCACGGGTCTGACCGACTACCATTCGCTCGCCAAGCGTTGTCGGCTAAGCGCCTACTTCGACCTGGCCCGGGCCCAAGACTTCCACGGCTTGATTGACGAATTCGGCAAGCAGTACCTCCGCAGTCCCGGTCGTTTCCAAGACAGCTTTCTCGCTGGTGACCGGTTGGTATTAGAGTAG
- a CDS encoding alpha/beta hydrolase yields the protein MIKEGFNLSKIKNLFLCFLAGSIALILTGQPVKASQQYVHSSTPTLFFHGYNSGAHAEQYMINGIKKAGVSKTVITAVVAANGKVTLQGRIPDGAVNPLVMVNFVNSRNTDYPLQGQWVKNVIVKLREQYHFKKINIEAHSMGNMAVMYYLLANAQNKKLPQLQKQVAMAGTFDGAIGWNEPENLTVDKKTGKPSAENDAFKKLLPLRQTYPRQVKVLNIYGDIGGGNDSQVSNRSCQTLRYLINGRAKSYREIKVTGKNASHELLHHNPAVNKLLIQFFWAK from the coding sequence ATGATTAAAGAAGGTTTTAATTTGTCTAAGATCAAAAATTTATTTCTCTGTTTCCTCGCCGGTAGCATTGCACTTATTCTGACCGGACAGCCGGTCAAGGCCAGCCAACAGTACGTTCACTCCTCTACCCCAACGCTCTTTTTCCACGGCTATAACAGCGGGGCCCATGCTGAGCAGTACATGATCAACGGCATTAAAAAAGCCGGTGTCAGCAAGACGGTCATTACCGCCGTAGTCGCGGCCAACGGCAAGGTCACACTCCAGGGTCGAATCCCCGACGGCGCTGTTAACCCGCTGGTAATGGTCAACTTTGTTAATAGCCGCAATACCGATTACCCCCTGCAGGGACAGTGGGTTAAAAACGTCATCGTCAAGCTGCGGGAGCAGTACCATTTTAAAAAGATCAATATTGAGGCCCATTCGATGGGCAACATGGCCGTAATGTACTACCTGCTGGCTAACGCGCAGAATAAAAAGCTCCCTCAGTTGCAAAAACAGGTTGCGATGGCCGGAACCTTTGATGGTGCGATTGGCTGGAATGAGCCGGAAAACCTGACCGTCGACAAGAAAACTGGCAAGCCCTCGGCCGAAAATGACGCCTTCAAAAAACTCTTACCGCTCCGCCAGACCTACCCCCGCCAAGTCAAGGTTCTCAACATTTACGGTGATATTGGCGGTGGCAACGATAGCCAGGTCAGCAACCGCTCTTGTCAGACCCTCCGCTACCTGATTAACGGCCGAGCCAAATCGTACCGGGAGATTAAGGTTACCGGGAAGAATGCCTCCCACGAGCTGCTGCACCACAACCCAGCAGTTAACAAACTGCTCATCCAGTTTTTCTGGGCAAAATAA
- a CDS encoding oleate hydratase — protein sequence MYYSNGNYEAFARPRKPAGVDHKHAYIVGAGLAGLSAAVFLIRDAQMPGKNIHIFEELPIAGGSLDGQDRPDVGFVTRGGREMENHFECMWDMYRSIPSLEVPGASYLDEYYWLDKDDPNSSNCRLTYKRGNEVPTDGKYLLGKSTKELMKLILTPEEQLGDQTIGDYFSDEFFESNFWIYWSTMFAFEKWHSLAEMRRYAMRFIHHIDGLPDFTALKFNKYNQYESMTKPLLAYLKDHGVNFEYDSQVQNVLVDTKNGEKHAQKIALKQGGEDKTISLTDDDLIFVTNGSITESSNYGSHHRVAQPTRALGGSWKLWENIAKQSPAFGHPDVFCKNIPNRSWFISATATVKNPQVEPYIERLTKRDLHDGKVNTGGIITVTDSNWMMSWTIHRQPHFKSQKENETIVWIYGLYSDTEGNYIKKRIVDCTGEEITKEWLYHLGVPEALIDDLAKEESINTVPVYMPFVTSYFMPRVKGDRPAVVPEGSANLAFIGNFAESPTRDTVFTTEYSVRTAMEAVYSLLNVDRGVPEVFNSIYDIRELMRAMYYMNDKMPLEDIDLPIPKMIKKPLLNKIKKNWIGELMEEQHLL from the coding sequence ATGTATTACTCTAATGGTAACTATGAAGCATTTGCCCGGCCACGCAAACCAGCAGGGGTAGACCATAAACACGCCTACATCGTTGGTGCCGGCCTTGCCGGATTGTCCGCCGCCGTCTTTTTAATTCGGGATGCTCAGATGCCTGGAAAAAACATTCATATATTCGAAGAACTCCCCATTGCTGGGGGCTCATTAGATGGTCAAGACCGGCCAGACGTCGGCTTTGTAACCCGTGGTGGTCGGGAAATGGAAAACCACTTTGAATGTATGTGGGATATGTACCGGTCAATTCCTTCACTGGAGGTACCAGGCGCATCCTACCTCGATGAATACTACTGGTTGGACAAAGACGACCCAAATAGCTCCAACTGCCGGCTAACCTACAAGCGGGGAAATGAGGTGCCAACGGACGGAAAGTACCTTCTTGGCAAGTCGACCAAGGAGCTCATGAAATTAATCCTTACTCCCGAAGAACAGCTGGGGGACCAAACAATTGGCGACTACTTCTCTGATGAATTCTTTGAGAGTAATTTCTGGATTTACTGGTCAACTATGTTTGCCTTTGAAAAGTGGCACTCATTGGCGGAGATGCGTCGGTATGCAATGCGCTTTATCCACCATATTGATGGTTTGCCTGATTTTACCGCTTTAAAGTTTAATAAGTATAATCAATACGAATCAATGACCAAACCGCTCCTTGCCTACCTTAAAGATCACGGCGTTAACTTTGAATATGATAGCCAAGTCCAAAATGTCCTTGTCGACACCAAGAATGGGGAGAAGCACGCTCAGAAGATTGCTTTAAAGCAAGGGGGCGAAGATAAAACCATCTCTCTCACCGATGACGACCTTATCTTTGTTACGAATGGGTCAATTACGGAAAGTTCTAATTATGGCAGTCACCATCGAGTGGCGCAGCCAACCCGGGCCCTTGGCGGTAGCTGGAAGCTATGGGAAAACATTGCAAAACAGTCACCGGCGTTCGGTCATCCGGATGTTTTCTGTAAGAATATCCCCAACCGCAGCTGGTTTATTTCCGCCACCGCGACTGTGAAGAATCCGCAGGTCGAACCGTATATTGAGCGGCTGACCAAACGGGACCTCCACGATGGAAAGGTTAACACCGGTGGAATAATTACGGTAACGGACTCTAATTGGATGATGAGCTGGACAATTCACCGGCAACCTCACTTTAAGAGTCAAAAGGAAAATGAAACGATTGTCTGGATTTACGGCCTGTACTCAGACACTGAGGGTAACTACATTAAAAAGCGGATTGTTGACTGCACCGGGGAAGAGATTACTAAGGAGTGGCTCTACCACCTTGGTGTACCGGAAGCGTTAATTGATGACCTGGCAAAGGAAGAGTCAATTAATACCGTTCCGGTTTACATGCCATTTGTTACCAGCTACTTCATGCCCCGGGTTAAGGGTGACCGTCCCGCGGTCGTTCCTGAAGGCTCTGCCAACCTTGCCTTTATCGGCAACTTCGCCGAATCGCCGACCCGTGATACGGTCTTTACAACCGAATACTCTGTCCGGACGGCAATGGAGGCTGTATACTCGCTCTTAAATGTTGACCGGGGAGTACCCGAAGTCTTCAACTCCATTTACGATATCCGGGAGCTGATGCGGGCAATGTACTACATGAACGATAAAATGCCCCTTGAAGACATTGACTTACCAATTCCAAAGATGATTAAAAAGCCGCTATTGAATAAAATCAAGAAAAACTGGATTGGCGAATTGATGGAAGAACAGCACTTACTATAA
- a CDS encoding HD domain-containing protein: MNHEQQIAAVKRYTVEKLGEDSTGHGMDHINRVVKMAKKIAIGEGVDPFVPVAAAYLHDTIDEKLIANVDEAKEELWTYLEQHDFDDADIITIMDVIANISFAHTLDDQPIHLTKIGEIVRDADWLDAIGAIGIIRAIYYGGAHHEKIYDPLVKPRENMTHEEYRNLEDETIINHFHEKILKLADMMQTATAKQIARHRQQVLENFLDEFYSEWDNEC; encoded by the coding sequence ATGAATCACGAACAACAGATTGCTGCTGTAAAGCGCTATACGGTCGAGAAGCTGGGTGAAGATAGCACGGGCCACGGGATGGACCATATCAATCGGGTCGTTAAGATGGCCAAAAAGATTGCGATTGGGGAAGGTGTGGATCCCTTTGTGCCAGTTGCTGCGGCCTACCTTCACGACACGATCGACGAGAAGCTGATTGCCAACGTTGACGAGGCAAAGGAGGAACTCTGGACCTACCTCGAACAACACGACTTTGATGATGCCGACATCATCACTATCATGGACGTGATTGCCAACATTTCTTTTGCCCACACCCTTGATGACCAGCCGATTCACCTGACCAAGATTGGGGAAATCGTCCGTGACGCTGACTGGTTAGACGCGATTGGGGCCATTGGGATCATCCGGGCCATCTACTACGGCGGTGCCCACCACGAAAAGATCTATGATCCACTGGTTAAGCCGCGGGAGAATATGACCCACGAAGAATACCGCAATTTAGAAGACGAAACGATTATCAACCATTTCCATGAAAAAATTCTGAAACTTGCTGACATGATGCAGACAGCAACTGCCAAGCAAATTGCCCGTCACCGCCAGCAGGTTCTGGAAAACTTCCTGGATGAATTTTACAGTGAATGGGACAACGAGTGCTAG
- a CDS encoding ATP-grasp domain-containing protein, whose translation MESDVHSVLIIGAGANDIQHGDEVDAATFQVATEFKKLGIHTIFVDDNPFSVSLESHDVIDHLCVEALTVDNLMALINRYKPHAILPTLGNRRAFELTQKLMEKGVLREKNIQLLGIPEATIHQINNPVLLSRTLHAMDAPMKSIATVDNYQDALQEANQLGYPVIIRSVLPKSSSTRRIVHDRRELATAVQNCLKQSRADQVLVQQSLAGYKEIEVMVQRDRSGTMMMLSMVEDMDPIGIHAGDSIAFNPPQTLLDRQIQDMRDTAFAITRKLRIVGINHVQFALNPANDRFYVIKNSPYFDRMTSFVAQSTGYPIAQVCAQLYAGRLLREIDLGDDYIHHAALVEPTMDHIAARVPLWGFHELPEADRQLATEKKSVGTAFGVGRSPIEAVFKAIEATHSKSTDARLHEQEKLSDDELVVKLVHPEAGRLFTLIEAMRRGYSVEELTEMTKIDPFYFDQINRMRLLIEDVIEHRQKEPMLAEAKYYGLSNQLIAHLWETTPEQVYQMAEDHQLMAKYKEIEPSGGEFTQHTHSFYAAFEDENEVRKTAQPSALVVGTGGLRLGLSNAGDYFVAMLMRHLHADGFHTIVVNSNPSSVNLSYSLADKRYLEPATAENILQIVRIEQPRFLFVPASYTELLNALAKNEISGRVVVIPDTSRSQLINPDQRLLAVNFLYDGKYAYPLGSTSNTHTAHPELASTVIQYPAEVNGSLNQQLTEQGLADVLKENRPGLYQVLFEQEPGDSYVKRGIQEMPLPELAFLSKALQLDLTGIFTRIMTGQVSDEQINTFLKREATMGTVLYQPSFPFKALHVADGVPAANKIIGAQIHFLK comes from the coding sequence ATGGAAAGTGATGTGCACTCAGTCTTAATTATCGGTGCGGGGGCTAACGATATCCAGCATGGGGATGAAGTCGACGCGGCCACCTTTCAGGTAGCGACCGAGTTTAAGAAACTGGGAATTCACACAATCTTTGTCGATGATAATCCTTTTTCGGTAAGCCTTGAAAGCCACGATGTCATTGACCATTTGTGTGTCGAAGCCCTAACCGTCGATAACTTGATGGCGCTGATCAACCGTTACAAGCCGCACGCCATCTTGCCGACCCTGGGCAACCGGCGGGCCTTCGAGCTGACCCAAAAGTTAATGGAGAAGGGGGTCCTCCGGGAGAAGAATATCCAGCTGCTGGGGATCCCGGAGGCAACGATCCACCAAATTAATAACCCGGTGCTGCTCAGTCGGACCCTCCACGCCATGGACGCGCCAATGAAATCAATTGCCACCGTCGATAATTACCAGGATGCCCTACAGGAGGCCAACCAGCTTGGCTACCCGGTCATCATCCGGTCGGTCCTCCCCAAGAGCAGCAGTACGCGGCGGATCGTTCATGACCGGCGGGAACTGGCCACGGCCGTCCAAAACTGCCTGAAGCAATCCCGGGCCGACCAGGTGCTGGTCCAACAGAGCCTGGCGGGCTATAAGGAAATCGAGGTCATGGTCCAGCGTGACCGGTCCGGCACCATGATGATGCTGTCGATGGTGGAAGACATGGACCCGATCGGTATTCACGCCGGGGACTCCATCGCCTTTAACCCGCCACAGACACTTTTGGACCGACAGATTCAGGATATGCGGGACACGGCCTTTGCCATCACCCGGAAGCTGCGGATCGTGGGGATTAACCATGTTCAGTTTGCCCTGAACCCCGCCAACGACCGCTTTTACGTCATCAAGAACAGTCCCTACTTCGACCGGATGACGTCGTTCGTAGCCCAGTCGACCGGCTACCCGATTGCCCAAGTCTGTGCGCAATTGTACGCTGGCCGCCTGCTCCGGGAAATTGACCTCGGCGATGATTACATCCATCATGCCGCCCTGGTAGAACCGACAATGGACCATATTGCCGCCCGGGTTCCGCTGTGGGGCTTTCATGAACTTCCCGAAGCCGACCGTCAACTGGCGACCGAAAAGAAGTCGGTGGGAACGGCCTTTGGTGTAGGGCGGAGTCCGATTGAGGCGGTCTTTAAGGCCATTGAGGCGACCCACAGCAAGTCGACTGATGCCCGTCTGCATGAGCAGGAAAAGCTGTCTGATGATGAGCTGGTAGTTAAGTTAGTTCACCCTGAAGCAGGGCGGCTGTTTACCCTGATTGAGGCAATGCGCCGGGGCTATTCGGTTGAGGAACTAACCGAAATGACCAAGATCGATCCCTTTTACTTTGACCAGATTAACCGGATGCGGCTGCTGATTGAAGACGTGATTGAACACCGTCAGAAGGAGCCAATGCTGGCGGAGGCGAAGTACTATGGCCTGAGCAACCAGCTGATTGCTCACCTCTGGGAGACAACCCCTGAGCAGGTTTACCAAATGGCGGAAGACCACCAGCTGATGGCTAAGTACAAAGAAATTGAGCCATCGGGAGGCGAATTTACTCAGCACACGCACAGTTTTTACGCTGCTTTTGAGGACGAAAACGAGGTTCGAAAGACTGCGCAACCCAGTGCGCTAGTTGTTGGTACCGGTGGCTTGCGGCTGGGCTTGAGCAATGCTGGGGACTACTTCGTGGCAATGCTGATGCGGCATCTACATGCGGATGGTTTCCACACGATTGTCGTTAATTCCAACCCCAGCTCAGTTAACCTCAGCTATTCATTAGCCGATAAACGCTACCTGGAACCGGCAACCGCGGAAAACATTCTTCAAATCGTTCGCATTGAGCAGCCCCGCTTTCTCTTTGTCCCGGCCAGCTATACTGAGCTCCTCAATGCGTTGGCAAAAAATGAAATCAGCGGACGGGTGGTAGTGATTCCAGATACGAGCCGTTCCCAGCTGATAAATCCTGACCAGCGTCTCCTGGCCGTTAATTTTCTTTATGATGGCAAGTATGCTTATCCGCTGGGCTCGACCAGCAATACTCACACTGCTCACCCTGAGCTAGCCTCAACGGTGATTCAGTACCCGGCGGAAGTCAATGGTTCACTTAACCAGCAGTTGACCGAACAGGGACTTGCCGACGTGCTAAAGGAGAACCGTCCGGGACTATACCAAGTGCTTTTCGAACAAGAGCCAGGAGATAGTTACGTTAAACGTGGAATTCAAGAAATGCCCCTTCCTGAGCTAGCCTTTCTTTCCAAGGCGCTCCAGCTGGATTTAACGGGAATTTTTACCCGGATTATGACTGGACAGGTGAGTGATGAGCAAATCAACACTTTTCTAAAGCGGGAAGCGACGATGGGCACCGTACTGTATCAGCCGAGTTTTCCTTTTAAGGCTTTACACGTGGCTGATGGTGTACCAGCTGCGAACAAAATTATTGGGGCCCAAATCCACTTCCTAAAGTGA
- a CDS encoding DUF441 domain-containing protein has product MESWLFLALVLAIAVFGKNTSLIIASIVVMVLKLLPMTTKWLPIIQNKGINWGVTVISVAILIPIATGQITFNDLWKAFRTPAGWIAIAAGIAVAILSKYGVNQLAAVPQVTVALVLGTIIGVVVFKGVAAGPVIASGMTYCIVTLLNLHF; this is encoded by the coding sequence ATGGAAAGTTGGTTGTTTTTAGCACTGGTACTGGCAATTGCGGTTTTTGGCAAAAATACCTCATTGATTATCGCCAGTATTGTTGTGATGGTGCTTAAACTCCTGCCGATGACGACCAAGTGGCTACCAATCATCCAGAACAAAGGGATTAATTGGGGAGTAACAGTGATTTCCGTTGCCATCTTAATCCCGATTGCGACGGGACAAATTACCTTTAATGACCTGTGGAAGGCCTTTCGGACGCCGGCAGGCTGGATTGCGATTGCGGCCGGAATTGCCGTAGCCATTTTATCTAAGTACGGGGTCAATCAGCTGGCCGCCGTTCCCCAGGTGACCGTTGCTCTGGTCCTCGGAACGATTATTGGTGTGGTAGTTTTCAAGGGTGTGGCCGCGGGGCCGGTCATCGCGAGTGGAATGACCTATTGTATCGTGACCCTGCTTAATTTGCACTTTTAA